The DNA sequence ATAGTGCTGTTACGAGAAACCATGTCACGCCTCACCATGAGGCGCTTTGTGCTGCAGAACATCATCGCTGTGGCAGCGCGCTGCCCCTCCACCACTGTCGcttcggcggtggtggcagtcaTGGCGGGCGACACGGAGCCTGCTTCAaccactgctgcctcgtcctcctcctcggcagtAAGttggctgcagcgcatgctCGTTAAGAAACACGCGAGTTCGACATCGACATCCTCTTCACACTTTGCGCTCGTcacggcggcagagatggAGTGGATCCGGCGGTGCCGTCGAGAGGACGCCGAGGAGAGCCGCATCGTCCTCGCCACATGTCCGAGTCGCTCCATGCTGCGCGGcattggcggcggcgttctCAACACGGTTGTTGGGTTTGTTGTCTCGCCGCTTGTCTTCCTTGCCATTACCCTAGAGCGTATGCGActgggcagcagcgtgagTGCGCTGTGCACAGCACCGTGCTACGGtctggtgtggggaggcctcttcctcgcctgcgCTCAGtacgcggcggtgcagcaggtgACCCTCAGCTCCTACTACAGCTGCGTGGCGGCGCCCCTGTACTACTGCGTGAACCGGCGACCCATGGCGGGTGTTGCCGCGTCGGCGTCGATTTCTGCGccaagcgcgcgcgcgtggaTGTGGAACGggctcagctgctgcttcgagGCACCACAAGGGATGCCGAATGCCCGCCATCCGCTCCTACAGCTCTACGACGACCCGTCAGTGTTGCGCGAGCGTGCCATGAAGCGTGCTTCCCGTCGCGACAAGGACAAGATCAAGAGCAACGCCAAGTATAGCGGCAAAGACAAGATGAGCGGCGTAGGCGGGGTCGCCGATGACGACTACTACGGCCTGCTTGGCGTGCCGACAGATGCCACACAGCGGCAGATCAAGGCGGCCTACAATCAGAAGGTGCTTCACATCCACCCAGACCGCAACCCGAGCCCAGATGCTGGCCAGCAGTTTGACCGCGTTACGAAGGCCTACCGCGTCTTGTCAAACCAGCAGAAGCGGAGGAAGTTTGACCTCGGCGGCGCAAAGGGCGTCGACGACACCGGCTCTAAGAAGCGCGAGGCCGTCCGTGCCCTTTTCGGTGGCGAAGAGGTACACCGCGTGGCTGGGGACGTGTTCATCAGCGCCTTCT is a window from the Leishmania panamensis strain MHOM/PA/94/PSC-1 chromosome 26 sequence genome containing:
- a CDS encoding hypothetical protein (TriTrypDB/GeneDB-style sysID: LpmP.26.1180), whose translation is MLSTRLFCIVLLRETMSRLTMRRFVLQNIIAVAARCPSTTVASAVVAVMAGDTEPASTTAASSSSSAVSWLQRMLVKKHASSTSTSSSHFALVTAAEMEWIRRCRREDAEESRIVLATCPSRSMLRGIGGGVLNTVVGFVVSPLVFLAITLERMRLGSSVSALCTAPCYGLVWGGLFLACAQYAAVQQVTLSSYYSCVAAPLYYCVNRRPMAGVAASASISAPSARAWMWNGLSCCFEAPQGMPNARHPLLQLYDDPSVLRERAMKRASRRDKDKIKSNAKYSGKDKMSGVGGVADDDYYGLLGVPTDATQRQIKAAYNQKVLHIHPDRNPSPDAGQQFDRVTKAYRVLSNQQKRRKFDLGGAKGVDDTGSKKREAVRALFGGEEVHRVAGDVFISAFSQRVIDGLDYTSEELAVLRQRMYEQCRDELLKNYLVHYDAAATASETAAAGRKAADATKSSGNCGGPWKDGALATQLRKILSTGLAKEVLHTIGHEYKRAIAYHDMERTRLSSSGETGASNRGASPSLLSDVAAGCSKSVSLPNLMAARAQFYLKTVGPHRWQVQRQKFRHLSAVRSRTFKDSEAMVDLAWYTSVEELEATASTVALALLYDPKLPAAEAARRRDALEALADTFILYGQPYKGANQATMNQLMSSMRAYQQQQQREKDTQ